The following DNA comes from Vannielia litorea.
ATCGGCGTCGATCCGGCTGCGGGCGATCTCCAGCAGAGCATCGGCGATGTCGGTGGCTACGATCCGGCCCGCGTGGGGCGCGAGGCGGCGGGCGGTGGTGCCGGTGCCTGCGCCAGCCTCCAGCACAGACGCATCGGCGGCGAGGTAGCTGGCGGTGCGCTCCAGCGTGGTGGCATAGGCGGCCTCGTCCGAGATCGGGCGGGCGGCGTAACGGGGGGCGACCTTGTTCCAGAATTTTGCGTCGGTCATGGCGGGCTCCGTGGAATTGATCTGCGGGTTTGATCTGTTGGCGCAGATGTAGCCAAACGCGGATCACATAAGAATTGCCTGATTTCGCATTTGTTCTATGCATATGTGCATGAAACCCCCTGCTGCCTCCTTCGACTGGAACCAGGCGCGCGCCTTTCTGGCGGCTGCCGAGGAGGGCTCGCTCTCGGCCGCCGCGCGCAAGCTGGGGCAGACCCAGCCGACGCTGGGGCGGCAGGTGAGCGGGCTGGAGGAGGCGCTTGGGGTCACGCTATTCGAGCGGGCGGGGCGCAGCTTGCAGCTCACGCAGGCGGGGCGGGAACTGCTGCCGCATCTGCGCAGCATGGAGGAAAGCGCGGGCCACGTGGCGATGGTGGCCGCCGGGCAGGCGCAGGGGCTGAAGGGGCGCGTGGTGATCTCGGCCTCCGATATGGTGGCGGCGCGCACCCTGCCGCCGATCATCGCCAGGTTGGCGCGTACTGCGCCGGAGCTGGAGATCGAGTTGATCTCTTCCAACAGCCTGTCGGACCTGACCCGGCGCGAGGCCGATATCGCCCTGCGCCATGTGCGCCCCACCGAGCCGGAACTGGTGGCCCGGCTTGTCGCGGAGCAGGCGGCGAAGTTCTATGCGGCCACTGCCTACCTTGAGCGGGCCGGGCGCCCGGAGAGCGTTGCGGCGCTTGGAAAGCACGATTGGGTGGGGCACGCGAGTGCGGAGACGATGCTGGAGTATCTTGCGGGCAAGGGTATTGAGGTGCCGCGCGAAAGGGTACGCGTGGTGGCTGACAACGGGCTCGCTTATTGGGAGCTGGTGCGGCAGGGCATGGGGATCGGCATCATGGCGCGCGAGGAGGTGCAATTGGGCGAGGGGATTGAGCCGGTGTTGCCCGATTACACCTTCATGACCATCCCGGTCTGGCTGGTGGCGCATTCCGAGTTGCACTCCTCGCGCCGCATCCGGGTGGTTTGGGACTATCTCGCGGAGGCGCTTTCAAAGCGGGCGGCGAAGCCCTAGGTATTGGCCCATGGATAACAAGAACAACACACCTCTCCTCGCCGTCCTGATCGACGCCGACAACACCTCTCCCAAATGGGCCAAGGCGATCTTTGACGAGATTGCGGGCATGGGCGAGGCCTCGGTGCGCAGGGTCTATGGCGACTTTTCTTCCAACCAGATGAACGGCTGGGCAAAGGTGCAGGCTGAATTCGGTCTCGTGCCGCATCACCAGCCGGCGAATACCGTGGGCAAGAACGCGAGCGATATCGCGCTGGTGATCGACGCGATGGACCTGCTGCATACGGGCCGGTTTGATGGGTTCATTCTGGTCTCGTCCGATAGCGACTTTACCCGGTTGGCCTCGCGTATCCGCGAACAGGGCTACGACGTGTTCGGCATCGGGGCGCAGAAGACGCCCGAAGCCTTCCGGAAGGCCTGCAAGCGGTTCATCTTTCTGGAAAACCTCGAAGGCGCGCCGCAGCAAAAGCAATCGGCCAAGGGCGGCGACAAGCTGAACGAGGCCCGCGACATGATCTTCCGCGCGATGGACGCGCTGGAGACCGAGGACGACTGGTACGCGCTGGGGCCGCTGGGCCAGCAGGTGACGACGGCCAACCCCGATTTTGACGTGCGAACCTATGGATTCCGCAAGTTCTCCGACCTTGTGGGCAAGATCCCGGTACTGGAAACCCGGCGTGGGTCGGGGAACCAGTTGCAGGTGCGGCGGGTGGATTGAAATGCAATTAGGCTGACCGAGGACGCATCGAAATGCTGGATGCTTCGGTTTGGAGCAAGCTGTCGTGGCTAGAAAGCCAAGATGCAGTGGGAACTTCGTATGAGCGACTTCACAAACGTTCGCTCAATACACGTCGTCGTCTAGAGATCACCGCAGCTGCAAAACAGGCCAGAGAGTATTTTGTGCAAGCAAGTCGATCCGACCTATCGGTGCGGCCGCTTTTGACTTTCTACGGCGTGTCCAGTCTTTCCCGCGCGTGCGTTCTTTTGATTGGAAAGCACGAGGGCGAGAGTTCACTGCAAACGGGGCATGGGCTCAGGCAGGTTGGTTGGCGGAACAAGCTCAATGGAAACCTAGCGACTGCACTTGAAGGGCTGAATGCACTTTCGGTGGAGACGTGTGATGGTCTTTATTTGGATTTGGCCAAGCATACTAATAATCAAAACTGCCTTCACACAAATTCAAGCGCTGTCGATTGGTCTGTTTCTTATGAAGTGCCACAAAGTGGACAGTGCGTGAGTCTCGAGAGCCTCGTGTCGAGGATGCCAGATTTAAAGGAAGAGCTAACCACTTCGGGGATTGAGTCGCGATTTGAGATGGTGAATAATATTTCGTACAGCCAAGATAGTGGATTGCTCATTAAGAAGGGCAATAAGAAGTCCAGTTCAGTTTTTCTGGCATATGAAGAGCTAGGATATACTCGAAACTCGGATGTCGGCTCAGAGAAGCTATCATGTTCCTCAGATATTTTTGCGAAATCACCGGTCCAGCTTCTAAATTCTCTGGTAGATTTGCCTTTTCCAGTTCCGAACCTATTTCTCGTTGAGCCACTTTGGGGGGGAGTCTCGCAAATTTGTTTTACCTTCAAGATTTCGTTTATCTTAGGTATGTTGGCTCGATACTTCCCGACACATTGGATGAATCTGATTAACGGTGCAAAAGGCGACAGGCACCGATCCATTATTATTAAATGTCAGCGCGTAGTGGAAGTGACGTTCCCGTTCCTCATCGAAGAATTGATTCGTTACAATGAAACTATGGTAGAAAAGGGCTAATGCTAGCTCAACCCTCCGACCACTCTTTCGCGTGCTTCCGCAACTCAAACTTCTGAATCTTCCCCGTCGGTGTCTTCGGCAGTTCGTGGAACACCACATGCTTGGGCGTCTTGAACCCCGCCAGCGACTCCCGGCAGTGGGCGATCAGCTCTTCCTCGGTCGCCTCCGACCCCGGCTTCAGCTCGACGTAGGCGCAGGGGACTTCGCCCCATTTCTCGTCGGGTTTGGCGACAACGGCGCAGAGGTTCACCGCCGGGTGGTGCATCAGCACGCCCTCGACCTCGACCGAACTCACGTTCTCGCCGCCGGAGATGATTATGTCTTTCGCGCGGTCGGTGATCTGGATGTAGCCGTCGGGGTGCTGGATGGCGATGTCTTCGCTGTGGAAGTAGCCGCCGCGGAAGGCCTCTTCGCTGGCTTCGGGGTTCTTGTAATAGCCCTTCATCACCATGTTGCCGCGCATCACGATCTCGCCGGGCGTTTCGGCATCCATCGGGGTCTGGCTGATGAACTCGTCCATCACCGTCACCTCCTCGGCGGTGGGCATGGCGACGCCGGTGCGGGCCTTGATGGCGGCGCGGTCCTTTTGCTCCAGCGCGTCCCACTTACCCCCATCCCAGAGGCATTCGGTTATGGGGCCGTAGGTTTCTGTCAATCCGTAGACCTGGGTCACGTTGAAGCCCAGCGGCTCGACGGCGGCGAGAATGGCGGCGGGGGGCGGGGCGCCGGCGGTGAAGACCTCGACGGTGTGGTCGAAGCTGCGGCGCTCGGACTCGGGCGCGTTCACCAGCAGGCCGAGCACGATGGGGGCGCCGCCGAAGTGGGTGACGCCCTCGTCGGCGATGGCGTTGTAGATGTTCTTGGCGGTGACATCGCGGCAGCAGACGACCGTGCCGCCGAGCGCAGGGATCATCCAGGTGTGGCACCAGTTGTTGCAGTGAAAGAGCGGGACGATCACGAGGTAGCGCGGCTCCATCACCATGCGCCACGAGATCACTTGGCCCAGCGTGCTGAGGTAGGCGCCGCGATGGTGGTAGACCACTCCCTTGGGGCGGCCGGTGGTGCCGGAGGTGTAGTTGAGCGTCAGGCTCTCCCACTCGTCCTCTGGCATGATCCAGGGGTAATCTTCGCGGCCCTCGGCCAGAAGCTCCTCATAGGTGGTGTGGCGGCCGGTGGCCTCCAGCCCGGCCTCGGCGTCGGGCACCTCGATGAGCACGGGGCGCTCGCCTTCCATGACGCCCAGCGCCTCTTCGGCTAGGGGCACGAAGGCTGTATCGCAGAGGATCAGCCGGGTTTCGGCGTGCTCGAAGATATAGGCGACTGTGCCCACATCGAGCCGGACGTTGATGGCGTTGAGCACGGCGCCGCAGGCGGGCACGCCGAAGTGGGCCTCGACATGGGGCAGGGTGTTGAGCAGGAGGGAGGATACGACCTCGCCAGGGCGGATGCCGCGCGCCTCCAGCGCGGAGGCGAGGCGGGAGACGCGGGCGTGATACTGGGCGTAGGTGTGGCGGGTCGAGCCGTAGACCACCGCCTCCCGCTCGGGGAAGAGTTTGACCGCGCGGGCAAGATGGCTGAGTGGGGTTAGCGGCGCGTGGTTGGCGCGGCGTTTCTGCAAGCCGCTCTCATCTCTCATCCAGCCCATCGTGCGCTCCCTCCCTGTCGCGTCGGCCCAGAATAATCGCCGCGCGGCAGGGATCAAGAAATTGCCGGGGCCGGGGGGCGGAGATAGTGTCGCGCCATGATCCTCTCACGCGGGCGCGGCTACCTCTTCATCCACATTCCCAAGACCGGGGGCACCTCGATGGCGCTGGCGCTGGAGGCGCGGGCAATGGCGGATGATGTGATGCTGGGCGACACGCCGAAGGCGCTGAAGCGGCGGCGGCGTGTGAAAGATGTGCAGACGGCAGGGCGGCTTTGGAAGCACTCGCGGCTCGTAGATTTGCCGGGGCTTGTGGAAGAAGAGGAGATGCAACGGCTCTTCGTGTTCACCCTCGTCCGCAACCCTTGGGCCCGGATGGTGAGCTATTATTACTGGCTCCGGGCGCAAAGCTTTGACCACCCCGCCGTGACCCTCGCGCAGCAACTGGGATTTAACGAATTCGTGGCGCACCGGCACACGCAGGCCAGCCTGAGCGCGGCAGATTATGGCAGCTATGTGCGCCTGCCTTCCGGCGCGGAGCACTGCCAATTGTTCATCCGGCTGGAACATCTGGAGCAGGATATCGCCCCGCTTGAGGCGCATCTTGGGCTTGCTCTCACGCCGCTGCCGCATGTGAACCGGAGCGCCCGCGAGGCGGACTGGCGCGGCGTTTTTAGTAAACAAAGCAAGGCCGATGTGGCCCGCATCGCCGCCCGCGACATTGCCCGTTTCGGCTACCGGTTCGAGGGCGATTGACCGGGTTTTGGTAAATTGCCTCGTGCATCCGATTCAATTTTTAGACGCCTGCCGAATTGTCGCCCGTGCCGAAACACTGCCGCATTCTGGCCCGTTTACGGACTGAATGAGGGCTAGGGAATCACTCTGACTGTCTTTGCTGCTACCGGAGCCGCAGCTGCCGATTTGGTTCCGCAATGAGGGGATGGTGCAAAATGTTCATGGGATGGAAAACGAATGATCTGAGTATCGCTGGCGTGCGGCCCGCAGGCGACCGACGCCGCGATGCGCGCGGCGCGGGCCACGGGATCGTGGCGGGCACGCTGGTGGCGACCTCAATGGGCTGGCGCCCGGTCGAGGCCCTGATGCTGGGCGACGAGGTGATGACTTTCGATGGCGGCATGCAGCGGATCACCGGGCTGAGCCGCGCACGCCTGTGGAACGGCGAGGCCGAGTGCCCGCGTGCGATGTGGCCGATCCGGGTGCCCGCGGGGCTGGTTGGCAACCGCCGCGATCTGGTGCTGATGCCCGAAGAGACCGTGGTGATCGAGAGTGATGCCGCCGAAGACATGTATGACGACCCCTTCGCCCTCATCCCGGCGATGGCCCTCATCGACATGCCCGGCGTGGAGCGCGTTTGCCCGGCGACCGAGATCGAGGTGGTCTCGATCAGCTTCGACGAGGATCAAGTGATCTTCGTGGAAGGCTCGGCGCTGATCTTCTGCCCGACCGGCGCGGCCGGCGAGCCGATTGGCATGGCGGCCCTGCTGAGCGAAGAGTTCAACGGCACGGCGAGCAGCGCCTATCAGGTGCTGTCACTCGATGACGCCCGTTTGCTGGCGAGCTGCATGGTGGCCGAGCAGGCTGCCCGCGGTGTGCCCGCCGCGGCGGCACGGGCCGGGCGGCTGGCCGCCTGACGGATTGAGACAACGGCGGGCCGGAAGCGGCGCGCCACTGACCACGCCACGTCGGGGGCGCGCCTTGCTCCCGACAGAACGCGACAGACAAGGCCCGCCCCGACTGGCGTTTCCATCCCACCTCCAGGGTATGGGCCTCTGAACGGAAAACCCCGGCGAGACAGAAGTCCGCCGGGGTTTTTTTTATGGTTCGGTTCGGTGGGTTGGCCCCCACCAGATCTTAGGCGGCCTTTGCGTCTGCACCGGTGCCGAAACGGTCGTAGAAGGTGCCGCCGGAGGCTGCGATCTCGCGCAGCAGGGCCGGGGTGGCGAAGCGGTCGCCGTGGGCGGCGGTGAGGGCCTCGGTGAGTTCCACGGCACGTTCGGCGCCGAGGATATCGAGCCAGCTGAACGGGCCGCCGGACCACGGGGCGAAGCCCCAGCCGAGAATGGCGCCCACGTCGCCCTCGCGGATGTCTTCCAGCACGCCCTCTTCCAGCGCGCGGACGGCCTCGAGCACTTGGGCGAAGAGCAGGCGGTGCTGCACCTCGCTGAGGTCTGGCTGCTCGTCTGCGACAGGGTACTTGGCTTCAAGCCCCTCCCAGAGCAGGCCGCGCTTGCGCTTGTCGTCGTAGCTGTAGAAGCCCGCGTTCGACTTGCGGCCGAGGCGGCTCTCGTCGGCCATCCAGAACAGCACCTCGTCGACCGCGCCATCAGGGTAGGCATCGCCCATCGCGGCCTTGGTGGCCTTGGCGATCTTTACCCCGAGGTCGATGGAGGTTTCATCGACCAGTTGGAGCGGGCCGAGCGGCATGCCGACCAGCTTGGCAGCGTTCTCCACCAGCGCAGGTTCCACGCCCTCCTTCACCATGCGGATGCCCTCGTTGATGTAGGGGATGATGCAGCGGTTGGCGTAGAAGAAGCGGGCATCGTTCACGACGATCGGCGTTTTGCGGATCTGGCGGACGTAGTCGAGCGCCTTGGCGACGGCGCGGCTGCCGGTTTGCTGGCCCTTGATGATCTCCACCAGCATCATCTTTTCGACCGGCGAGAAGAAGTGAATGCCGATGAACTGCTCGGGGTTGTCCGAGGCTTTGGCCAGCTCGGTGATCGGCAGGGTGGAGGTGTTTGTGGCGAAGATGCAATCGGGGCCGACGGCCGCGAGCACCTCCTTGGTGACGGCGGCTTTGATGCCCACGTCTTCGAACACCGCCTCGACGATCAGGTCACAGCCTTTGAGCGCGGCGTAGTCGGTGGTGGCGGTGATCCGGGCCAGCACCTCTTCCTTCTTCTCGAGCGTGGTCTTTTTGCGGGCGATGCCCTTGTCGAGATAGCTCTCGGAGTAGGCCTTGCCCTTGTCGGCGGCCTCCTGCTTCTGGTCGATCAGGACCACCTCGATGCCTGCCTGCGCCGAGACCAGCGCGATGCCCGCGCCCATCATTCCCGCGCCGATGACGCCGACCTTGCTGACCTTCTCATCGGCCACGTCGGGCCGGTTGGCGCCTTTCTCCAAGGCTTCCTTGTTGATGAAGAGCGAGCGGATCATGGCGGAGGAGGAGGGGTTCATCAGGACATTGGTGAACCAGCGGGCCTCGATCTTGAGGGCGGTGTCGAAGGGCACCTGCATGCCTTCATAGACCGACGACAGCAGCGCCTTGGCAGCCGGGTAGACGCCCTTGGTGTTGCCGTTGACCATGGCGGAGGCGCCGACGAAGGTCATGAAGCCTGCGGGGTGGTAGGGGGTGCCGCCGGGGATCTTGTAGCCCTTTTCGTCCCAAGGCTTCACGATCTTGGGCTCGGAGAGCACCCACTCCTTGGCGCGGGTCAGAAGCTCTTCGGGGGCGACGACCTCATCGACTACGCCGGCCGATTTGGCCTTCTTCGGATCGTTCAGCTTTCCCTCCAGCAGCAGGGGCGAGGCGCCCATCGCGCCCAGCTTCCACGACAGGCGGGTGGTGCCGCCCATACCGGGGAAGATGCCGACCATGATCTCGGGCAGGCCGATCTTGGCCTTCGGGTTGTCGGCGGCGATGATGTAGTGGCAGGCGAGCGGGATCTCGAGGCCGATGCCGAGCGCGGTGCCGGGGAGGGCGGCGACGATGGGCTTGCCGCCCTTGTTCTTGTCGTCCATCCCGCCGCGCTCGAGTTTGCGCAGGATCTTGTGGGTGGCCATGATGCCGTCGAAGAGGCCCTTGGCAGGGTTGTCGCCGGCGCTCTCCTTCATCTTGGCGATGATGTTCAGGTCCATGCCGCCGGCAAAGCTGCCCTCTTTGCCGGAGGTGAGGATCACGCCTTTCACGGCGTCATCGGCCAGCACATCGTCGATCAGCGCGTCGAGCTCCTGAAAGCCCTCCATGTTCATCACGTTCATGGATTTGCCGGGCGTGTCCCAAGTGAGGGTGGCCACGCCGTCGGCGTCTATGCTCTTGGTGAATTGGGTCATGGGTTCTCTCCCTTTCGGCTCAGCGGGGCCCGTCCCACGGGCTGCCGTCTCTGTAGGTGAAGCGGATCTCGCCGCCTTCGATTTCGATGCGGAAGTCGTGATCGGTGTAGTGGGCCACCTCTGAGGGGGCCTTGGTGCCGATCACGAGGAACGTCGCGGGGGCGTCGCTCCGGTTGGTCATGTGGTGGCCGTTGGCCTCGCCCGCTGGGAAGGTGGCCACATCGCCGGGCGCCATCGGATGCGTGCCGTGGTCGTCGACCAGCACGAAGTGGCCCTCGGTCACGATCAGGAACTCGTCCTCGTTCTCGTGCCAGTGCCGCAGCGAGGCGAGCGCGCCGGGCTGGAGGTTGACGAGGTTGGCGCCGAACTGGGTGAGCCCGCCGTGCTGGCCGAGCCGCAGCGAGGAGCGGCCGCCGACCATGGCGTTGTAGGGCTCGGGGTAGATCGAGCCGGTTTTCACCGGCGCGGCGGAAGGGTCGAGCAGGGCGCTGGGCAGCTCGGCGGGGGCCGCGGCATCGTCAGGCAGCATCTGCCGGTCGCCCGCTGCGGGGATCAGCTTTTTCTCGCCGTGATCAGGGTAATGGACCACGTCATCTCCGCCGCGTTTGCCGACGATCAGGTAGCTGCAGGGCGTATTGCTCGCGTTTTCGATGCAATGGGCGTTGGCGACGCCCTTGGGCCAGGCCACCGCGTCGCCGGGGCGTAGCGTGCTGCTGCCGCGGTTCTCGTGCAGCGTGGCCTCGCCGGTGAGCATCCACAGGAACTCGTCCTGCTCTTCGTGCCAATGGCGGTTCGATGAGCGGGAGCCGGGCTGCAACTCTTCGACGAAGGCGCCGAACTGGGTGAGGCCGCCAGTATCGGAATAGAGCCGCGCCTCATAGGCACCGTGGCTGGCGATAGCCTCGGGGGTGCCGTGGTCGCGGCGGACGCTGTCGTGCGGGATCACCGGCATGGCCGCTCCTCCCAGCTGCGCGTGAGGGCCTTGGCGAGGCGCTCGTCATCCGTGGCGTATTGGCTGGAGGCGATCATCCAGCGGCCCTCGATCCGGCGCAGCAAAGAGAAGGCCGGGAAGGGGCTGGAGAGCAGGCTGCTGCCGCACATCATTCGGGTGACGTGAGTGGCCTTGACCCTGTCAGGCCCGTCGAACTCGGCGGCGATGCAGTCGCGCTCCAGCGAGGTCAGGCCGATTTGGTCGAAGTAGGCCATGACCTCGGTGAAGAGATCGTGCAGGTCGGCCAGATCCTTCACCAGCCGCAGCCCGCCGAAGCTGTGCACATCGCCGGGCACGACGAAGTGGGGCGCGAAAGCCGCGTAGTCGCGATCGCGGTAGGCCGCGCCGGTCACGTCCAGCAGATGCTGGCTGATGGCGCGGGCCTCTTCGTCGCTGCCTATGTTGCCGGAGGCGTCCAAGGGTCGGCCTCAGACGCGCTCAATGATGGTGGCGGCGCCCATGCCGGAGGCGACGCAGAGGGTGGCGAGGCCGAGCTCTTTATCTTGCCGCTCCAGCTCATCGAGCAGGGTGCCGAGGATGATCGCGCCGGTGGCGCCCAGCGGGTGGCCCATGGCGATGGAGCCGCCGTTGGGGTTGACGAGGGCCGGGTCGACATCGAAGGCCTGCATGAAGCGGAGCACCACGGAGGCGAAGGCCTCGTTGACCTCGAAGAGGTCGATGTCGGACACGCTCATGCCGTTGTCGGCCATGATCTTCTCGGTCACGGGCACGGGGCCGGTGAGCATGATGGTCGGGTCGGTGCCGATCTTGGCGGTGGCGCGGATGCGGGCGCGGGCTTTCAGCCCGTGAGCCTCGCCGAACTCTTTGGAGCCGATCAGCACGCCCGCCGAGCCATCGACGATGCCGGAACTGTTGCCCGCGTGGTGGATGTGATTGATCCGCTCGAGGTGCGGGTACTTCATCAGCGCGATCTTGTCGAAGCCGGGCATGACCTCGCCCATGTCCTTGAAGGACGGGTTGAGCGCACCGAGCGCCTGCATGTCGGTGCCGGGGCGCATGTATTCATCACGGTCAAGGATGGTGAGGCCGTTCTGATCGGTTACCGGCACGATGGACTTGGAGAAGCGCTCGGCCTCCCATGCGGCAGCGGCGCGGTCCTGGCTCTCGACGGCCAGCGCATCGGCCTGATCGCGGGTGAAGCCGTATTCGGTGGCGATGATATCGGCAGAAATACCCTGCGGGACGAAATAGTGCTTCATCGCGACGGAGGGATCGACGGCCACGGCGGCGCCGTCGGAGCCCATCGGCACGCGGCTCATGCACTCGACACCACCGGCGATATAGCCCGCGCCTGCGCCGCCCTTCACCTGGTTCGCGGCGAGGTTCACGGCCTCGAGGCCGGAGGCGCAGAAGCGGTTGATCGAGAGGCCGGGGATGCGCTCGTCGAGATCGGAGGCCAGAACGGCGGTACGGGCAAGGCAGCCGCCTTGCTCTTTCACCTGGGTCGCGTTGCCCCAGATCACGTCTTCCACTGCGTGACCCTCAAGGCCGTTGCGCTCCTTGATGGCGTTCAGCACGCCAGCGGAGAGGGTCATGGCGGTGACTTCGTGCAGCGAGCCGTCCTTGCGGCCCTTGCCACGCGGAGTGCGAACGGCGTCGTAGATATAGGCTTCGGTCATTGCGGTCTCCATTTTCGGCGCCAGGCGTTTATGGACGCGCGCCATTGAATTTGGGTCGGAACAGAGTGGGTTGCGCCGATCCGCTTGCGGGCGGCCTCGATGGTGCCAGGCAGGGGCGGAAGGGCGGTCGTGTCGTTGCAGGTTGCGGGGTCGAGCTGGGTCAAGAACCAGCGGGCGGCGGCGCGGCGCATCGGGTAGCCCTCGGCCACGTCAGCCTCGACCACTGGCTGGTAGTTGGTGACCAGCAGGGTGAGCAGGCGCTCGTGCTCTTCCTGGCTCTGATGGCCCCAGGTCAGATGGGCCTCCAGCATATCTGCTGGAACGGTGGCCAGCGCCTCGCGGCTTGCCACCAACTCAGCGTTCAGCGCATCCCACCCCGTCGCGATGGCAACGAGGGCGATGTCGGCAATGGCAGCATCCAGCCCGTCCGGCGCATGGCCGAAGGCGCTGGGCGTGTCGAAGGACCCGAGCGCGGCCTCGTAGAAGCCGGAGAACACCACCGCCAGCCGCAGCGGCTCTGGCAGGTCGGTCAGCCCGAAGCCGCCGTGCTGCATCAGGTTGACCGCGCTATCGGCCAGCACCGTGATCGCGTCATGGCGGCGAAACGGGCCGTAGTCCGGCGGGGCCTGCGCAAGATCGCGCTCAAGGAGGGTGATGGTCGGCGTCATCGGTTCAGGCACGATCCGCGGGCGAGCCGGGCATCAGGTCGTAGGGGTGTTTCCAGCCGGGCGTTTCGCTGATGCGGGTGAGCCAGGCGTCGATGGCGGGGAAGTCGGCGCGGGAGAAGCCGAAGGGTTCGGGGTAGAAGAGGTAGCCGCAGCAGGCGAGGTCGGCGATGGTGAGCGCGTCGCCTGCGACCCAGTCGCGGCCCGTCAGGTGCGCCTCAAGGGTTTTCAGCGCGGCCTGAGTGCGGCCGGAGACGAAGGCGATGGCCTCCTGCGGGCGCTTCTCTTCGGGCAGGAAGTTCATCAGAAAGCGCAGCGGGCCTTGCTGGCCGGAGCCTTTCTGGCAGTCCCAGAGGATCCAGCGGAGAATTTCAGCGCGGGGGGCATCGAGGAACTTGCCGGTTTTCTCGGCGATGTGGAACAGGATCGCGCCGGACTGAGTGATGGTCTCGTCGCCATCGACCAGCACGGGCACCTCGCCCATCTCGTTGAGCGCACGAAACTCGGGGCTGCGGGATTCGCCGTTGAAGAAATCGACATAGACCGGCTCCCACTCGAGGCCCGCCAATTCGAGCGCCAAGGCCGCCTTGTAGGCGTTGCCGGATTCTCCGAAGCAATGGAGTTTGAGTGTCATGTGTCGGCTCCCTTGGCTGCGGTTGAAGTGGGGGCCAGCCCCCACACCCCCGGAGATATTTAGAGCAAGAAAATGGGCAGGGTGGTTTCATGCCAACCCGCGCCGCGCTCCTCCGCTTGGGCCGCATCACGCCACGAGTTGACGTGCGCGGCAAGGGCGACGTCACGTTGTTTTGGCCCGGTCAGGGCCGCGGGCTGCGGTTGAGCCGGGTTGTGAAGATGATCAGGCCGGATTTCGGGTCGAAGATCAGCGAGGTCGGGCACCACTGGCCGCCGCAGGGGCGATCCCATTCGATGAAGGTGCTGATGCCGGGCGGGCTCGTGACTTCGGGGCGCGAGGCGCGGATGAGGGCGAAAACGTAGGGGAAGTGATCCGCGAGGATGTAGCGCAGCCTGCTCGCGGGTTCCTCGCCTATCGGGGCAGGGAGGCGCCACTCCACCCGGCAGCTTCCACTGAGGGAGATGGAGGGGTGCCCTTCTTCTTCGTCGCGGACCACGTCGCCGGTGGCGGAGAGATAGGTGGTGCCGGTGGACCTGTCGGGCGTGCCGAAGAGGTAGGGGCCTGAGTCGTAAGCGGCAAAGCCGGGCGGCAGGACATCCTCAACAGGGGCGCCGGCCTCGGAGGCGAGGCAGGTGTTGCGGAACATGCGCAGGAGGAGGACAGCGCCCATTTCGTTGGGATGTGGGGCCGCCGGAGTGCCGAAGCGCTCTGGCTGGAGGTCTGCGTAGCCGGAGAGTCCTGCGGCCGCCTCGAGCATACGCGGGGTGTCGGTGATCGCCTGCGCGGCGGCGGCGACCGGGGAGAGCGCCAGCCAGAGGGCAAGCGCGCGGCGCATCAGATTTCCTGCGCGGCCAGCTCCGCCTTGAAGGCGCGGAGGCGGTGCGGCAGCGTTTCTTCGTGCAGCACCGAGCTGGCGTTCTCGAACAGAAAGGTCAGGGCGTGATCGGCGGAAAGGCCGGTTTCATCGCAGAACCGCTTGAGATTGCGGTGGGCCGTCTCGGTGAGGGTAAT
Coding sequences within:
- a CDS encoding Hint domain-containing protein; its protein translation is MGWKTNDLSIAGVRPAGDRRRDARGAGHGIVAGTLVATSMGWRPVEALMLGDEVMTFDGGMQRITGLSRARLWNGEAECPRAMWPIRVPAGLVGNRRDLVLMPEETVVIESDAAEDMYDDPFALIPAMALIDMPGVERVCPATEIEVVSISFDEDQVIFVEGSALIFCPTGAAGEPIGMAALLSEEFNGTASSAYQVLSLDDARLLASCMVAEQAARGVPAAAARAGRLAA
- a CDS encoding sulfotransferase family 2 domain-containing protein; translation: MILSRGRGYLFIHIPKTGGTSMALALEARAMADDVMLGDTPKALKRRRRVKDVQTAGRLWKHSRLVDLPGLVEEEEMQRLFVFTLVRNPWARMVSYYYWLRAQSFDHPAVTLAQQLGFNEFVAHRHTQASLSAADYGSYVRLPSGAEHCQLFIRLEHLEQDIAPLEAHLGLALTPLPHVNRSAREADWRGVFSKQSKADVARIAARDIARFGYRFEGD
- a CDS encoding LysR family transcriptional regulator, yielding MKPPAASFDWNQARAFLAAAEEGSLSAAARKLGQTQPTLGRQVSGLEEALGVTLFERAGRSLQLTQAGRELLPHLRSMEESAGHVAMVAAGQAQGLKGRVVISASDMVAARTLPPIIARLARTAPELEIELISSNSLSDLTRREADIALRHVRPTEPELVARLVAEQAAKFYAATAYLERAGRPESVAALGKHDWVGHASAETMLEYLAGKGIEVPRERVRVVADNGLAYWELVRQGMGIGIMAREEVQLGEGIEPVLPDYTFMTIPVWLVAHSELHSSRRIRVVWDYLAEALSKRAAKP
- a CDS encoding NYN domain-containing protein, whose amino-acid sequence is MDNKNNTPLLAVLIDADNTSPKWAKAIFDEIAGMGEASVRRVYGDFSSNQMNGWAKVQAEFGLVPHHQPANTVGKNASDIALVIDAMDLLHTGRFDGFILVSSDSDFTRLASRIREQGYDVFGIGAQKTPEAFRKACKRFIFLENLEGAPQQKQSAKGGDKLNEARDMIFRAMDALETEDDWYALGPLGQQVTTANPDFDVRTYGFRKFSDLVGKIPVLETRRGSGNQLQVRRVD
- a CDS encoding YaaC family protein — translated: MLDASVWSKLSWLESQDAVGTSYERLHKRSLNTRRRLEITAAAKQAREYFVQASRSDLSVRPLLTFYGVSSLSRACVLLIGKHEGESSLQTGHGLRQVGWRNKLNGNLATALEGLNALSVETCDGLYLDLAKHTNNQNCLHTNSSAVDWSVSYEVPQSGQCVSLESLVSRMPDLKEELTTSGIESRFEMVNNISYSQDSGLLIKKGNKKSSSVFLAYEELGYTRNSDVGSEKLSCSSDIFAKSPVQLLNSLVDLPFPVPNLFLVEPLWGGVSQICFTFKISFILGMLARYFPTHWMNLINGAKGDRHRSIIIKCQRVVEVTFPFLIEELIRYNETMVEKG
- a CDS encoding AMP-binding protein, which translates into the protein MGWMRDESGLQKRRANHAPLTPLSHLARAVKLFPEREAVVYGSTRHTYAQYHARVSRLASALEARGIRPGEVVSSLLLNTLPHVEAHFGVPACGAVLNAINVRLDVGTVAYIFEHAETRLILCDTAFVPLAEEALGVMEGERPVLIEVPDAEAGLEATGRHTTYEELLAEGREDYPWIMPEDEWESLTLNYTSGTTGRPKGVVYHHRGAYLSTLGQVISWRMVMEPRYLVIVPLFHCNNWCHTWMIPALGGTVVCCRDVTAKNIYNAIADEGVTHFGGAPIVLGLLVNAPESERRSFDHTVEVFTAGAPPPAAILAAVEPLGFNVTQVYGLTETYGPITECLWDGGKWDALEQKDRAAIKARTGVAMPTAEEVTVMDEFISQTPMDAETPGEIVMRGNMVMKGYYKNPEASEEAFRGGYFHSEDIAIQHPDGYIQITDRAKDIIISGGENVSSVEVEGVLMHHPAVNLCAVVAKPDEKWGEVPCAYVELKPGSEATEEELIAHCRESLAGFKTPKHVVFHELPKTPTGKIQKFELRKHAKEWSEG